The genomic window TAAAGAACGATCGATCGGCATGGATTTCCTGAATAGGACGCGGATCACCGGGCATGGGATCGTGAAAATTCATGGCCTGCCAGCACATATCCTCTCCAATCACCAGCCTGGCCATTTCTAATGCAATCGGCTCGATTGCCAGCTCTTCGAAGGCGCGGCCTTTACCAATGAGATTGCACAACCTGCGAACGCCCGGAGGGGTCGATCCCTCTGTCCCTGCCTTTTCGCCCTCCAGATCATATCTCTTTTCCAGGGCCTCTCGCAACGCTGCCAATCGTTGCACAGAAATCACATTTTCAACGATCAGATAACCGTGTTCTTGAAAAAAGTCCCATTGTTGTACAGAAATCATTTCAACCCCCTGAAACCTTATCAGAAATGCGCGTAAAACCCACTCGCAGAGAGCTTTAGCGTTGGGATATAAGCGCATAGAATTTATGGGGCGGCTTTAGCTTGGGGATAGTCCTCAAGGGACTATCGGCGGCTGTGAATCAACAAAATTCATTCCATATTACACTTGACAAAAACAATACCTAAGTGTATATTTTTACTATGTTTAAGTCGTTCAAATATAGATTGCGTCCAACCAAAAAGCAAGAACAAATCTTGCTGGCGCATATTGACGAATGCCGTATTCTCTATAATCAATTACTCTGTGCCAGAATACAAGCATGGAAAAATGAGAATAAGTCTCTCTCTCAATATGACCAGACCAAAACAATACCATTGTTAAAACAACAACACGCCGCTTTCAAGCAAGTGTATAGTCAAGTGTTGCAACAAGTATCACAGAGAGTAGATTTGGCATTCA from Gemmatimonadota bacterium includes these protein-coding regions:
- a CDS encoding helix-turn-helix domain-containing protein — its product is MFKSFKYRLRPTKKQEQILLAHIDECRILYNQLLCARIQAWKNENKSLSQYDQTKTIPLLKQQHAAFKQVYSQVLQQVSQRVDLAFKGFFRRLKEKSKTGEKAGFPRYKNENRYDSITYPQFANGCRL